One genomic window of Desulfurococcus mucosus DSM 2162 includes the following:
- a CDS encoding elongation factor 1-beta produces the protein MAQVLVIVKVLPEDVETPLEELRERISDSLPQGYELKMWDEEPIAFGLKALRLAIVMPEETEGGTEALENLLSQVQGVSQVEVEYVNRLS, from the coding sequence ATGGCGCAGGTACTCGTAATAGTCAAAGTGCTACCAGAGGATGTTGAAACCCCGCTGGAGGAGCTCAGGGAGAGGATAAGTGACTCCCTGCCGCAGGGATACGAGCTGAAGATGTGGGATGAGGAACCCATAGCCTTCGGCCTGAAGGCGCTTAGACTAGCCATAGTAATGCCCGAGGAGACCGAGGGCGGTACCGAGGCTCTCGAGAACCTTCTAAGCCAGGTGCAAGGGGTAAGCCAGGTAGAGGTAGAATACGTGAACAGGTTGAGCTAG
- a CDS encoding TrkH family potassium uptake protein has translation MRVASLITGLFGLIAVLGFMMLSVPLVDLLAGEPVSWSFLTLSILYVLTGIAGVEALVRLGGVGEMGFTEAYFVSTVSWLIIPVLAAIPLHMEIGVPFIDAFFESVSGFTGTGLTVLSGLDHLKKSINWWRALMQWSGELGFVVFAMVMIPFFWRFGYTLYGVERPVRVMYTLRRTARRITEVYILVTLMGVVLLYYSGVSLYDAVIHTMTAVATGGMSNYDANYEAIYRYAPLSIFPTILVMVLGGMNFLNLSLLLDFRAREAFRSDEVKYYFAGLASLSLLSVLVFTVNGAGASSIVLGVFNTVSAMTTTGFNIGVVGGFPVGVKEILVLAMFIGGMSFSTAGGVKVYRLVVLLRKLGTYGASTLLRERVSLKVSMDGKNLDEDEVSGVLLVVVIHAFIVLLAASLIKVAMPHVDFLDALFESTSAASCVGLSTGITSASSPLLVKLALIAGMYLGRIEYLPLIVAAGYLAHRDVLRTFRG, from the coding sequence ATGAGGGTGGCGTCACTGATAACCGGCCTTTTCGGTCTTATCGCAGTGCTGGGCTTCATGATGCTGAGTGTCCCATTGGTTGACCTGCTGGCTGGCGAGCCTGTTTCATGGAGTTTCCTCACGCTCTCCATACTCTACGTGTTGACCGGTATCGCCGGTGTAGAGGCCCTGGTGAGGCTGGGAGGCGTTGGGGAGATGGGTTTCACTGAGGCGTACTTCGTCTCAACTGTTTCATGGCTGATCATACCGGTTCTAGCCGCGATCCCATTGCACATGGAGATCGGTGTTCCCTTCATCGACGCGTTCTTTGAAAGCGTTTCAGGCTTCACGGGTACAGGTCTCACGGTTCTAAGCGGCCTGGATCACTTGAAGAAGAGTATTAACTGGTGGCGGGCCCTCATGCAGTGGAGCGGTGAACTAGGCTTCGTCGTGTTCGCAATGGTGATGATACCCTTCTTCTGGAGGTTCGGCTACACGCTCTACGGTGTAGAGAGGCCTGTGAGAGTGATGTATACCCTGAGGCGTACTGCGAGAAGGATAACGGAGGTCTATATACTTGTCACATTGATGGGTGTGGTTTTACTCTACTACTCTGGTGTAAGCCTCTATGATGCAGTAATACACACTATGACGGCGGTGGCCACGGGCGGTATGAGTAACTACGACGCCAACTATGAGGCGATCTACAGGTATGCTCCGCTCAGTATATTTCCAACAATACTGGTCATGGTGCTCGGAGGCATGAACTTTCTTAATCTAAGCCTGCTATTAGACTTCAGGGCGAGAGAGGCGTTTAGAAGCGACGAGGTCAAATACTATTTCGCAGGGCTTGCCTCCCTCTCCCTGCTCTCAGTACTGGTCTTCACGGTGAACGGTGCTGGTGCATCATCCATAGTGCTCGGAGTCTTCAACACGGTTTCAGCCATGACGACCACGGGGTTCAACATAGGCGTCGTCGGCGGATTCCCAGTAGGCGTGAAGGAGATACTCGTGCTCGCAATGTTCATAGGTGGCATGTCCTTCTCAACGGCCGGCGGGGTGAAGGTGTATAGGCTGGTCGTCCTCCTGAGGAAGCTGGGCACATATGGGGCGTCGACACTGCTCCGTGAAAGAGTCAGCCTCAAGGTCTCCATGGATGGGAAGAACCTCGACGAGGATGAGGTGTCAGGCGTGCTCCTCGTAGTAGTGATACACGCCTTCATAGTGCTCCTTGCTGCATCCCTGATAAAGGTTGCGATGCCACATGTGGACTTCCTAGACGCCTTATTCGAGTCAACGTCCGCTGCTAGCTGTGTCGGGTTGTCAACGGGTATAACATCAGCGTCCTCCCCGCTCCTCGTGAAGCTGGCTCTAATAGCTGGAATGTATCTTGGGAGAATAGAATATCTCCCCTTGATAGTGGCAGCCGGCTACCTGGCTCACAGGGATGTGTTGAGGACGTTCAGGGGCTGA
- a CDS encoding serine protein kinase RIO — MSDDIDRLLGGRNEPRRKDKDLFETVEEVFDTATVMTIVELTRRKVIRKLSGVISAGKEARVYLASGYRGEYLAVKIYLTSSAEFRKGIYKYIAGDPRFENIRVRDTRDLIYAWTRKEYRNLKRMHAAGVKVPRPVAFMNNVLVMEFLGENGVRYPLLVEAYRELDAEELRNLYRLILEEVVKIYCKARLVHGDLSEYNVMVTPGPDVAIIDVSQAVDLSHPNADEFLARDLRNINRFFREEAGIDTLSLEELLEVVKTCQAMKREDSSQA, encoded by the coding sequence ATGAGCGACGACATCGATAGGCTTCTAGGGGGGAGAAACGAGCCCCGTAGAAAAGACAAGGATTTATTTGAAACCGTTGAAGAAGTCTTCGACACTGCAACCGTTATGACCATAGTGGAATTAACTAGGAGAAAGGTTATCAGGAAGCTGAGCGGGGTCATCAGCGCCGGCAAAGAGGCCAGAGTCTACCTTGCCTCAGGCTACAGGGGCGAGTACCTGGCGGTGAAAATCTATCTGACAAGCTCCGCTGAGTTCAGGAAGGGAATATATAAATACATAGCGGGAGACCCCCGCTTCGAGAACATCAGGGTCAGGGACACCAGGGATCTGATATACGCGTGGACGAGAAAGGAGTACAGGAACCTTAAGCGGATGCATGCAGCGGGAGTAAAGGTTCCCCGGCCCGTGGCCTTCATGAACAACGTGCTCGTCATGGAGTTCCTCGGGGAGAACGGGGTTAGATACCCTCTACTCGTTGAAGCCTACAGGGAGCTCGACGCTGAGGAGCTTAGGAATCTCTACCGGTTGATCCTGGAGGAGGTTGTCAAGATCTACTGTAAAGCCAGGCTCGTGCACGGCGATCTCTCAGAGTACAATGTAATGGTGACGCCTGGACCCGATGTAGCCATCATAGATGTCAGCCAAGCCGTGGATCTATCACACCCCAACGCCGATGAATTCCTAGCCAGGGATCTCAGGAACATAAACAGGTTTTTCAGGGAGGAAGCAGGTATAGATACCCTTAGCCTAGAGGAGTTACTGGAGGTCGTCAAGACGTGTCAAGCGATGAAAAGGGAAGATTCATCCCAGGCGTAA
- the truD gene encoding tRNA pseudouridine(13) synthase TruD, with translation MTPCRVLYPHPLDYVTGLKYCLTDLKVGCWYRVSPDTFRVREIVDAEGFTHQAPRGRDGYIVLRVVKRGVDTFEALRLLSRRLGIPVGNIYFHGLKDRNATTTSYFYVKRLLVDETVFPLEEKGVSYEIAGYTRSKPHPGLFKGNEFEVVVDGVNRSQQESLIRITGLIEMHGLPSYYGYQRFGVRRHNTHLLGKFFLKHYEDLFAKHLLETVYPFEDFEAVLKRVRRNYVGLHYENLYAETRYSGRGLSMVVEALHGIIVDAYAGYLYNLLLNKVVEEKGYKGLDEEYPMPGCSGAIQLYSDIFKAEDVDPAEAKRLPCFHRRGLFKPLNTRVSCSGGSCRLVFSLGPGLYATVVLRELFKENLILY, from the coding sequence ATGACTCCCTGCAGAGTCCTGTACCCTCACCCACTCGACTATGTAACCGGGTTGAAGTATTGTTTAACGGATCTCAAGGTGGGATGCTGGTACAGGGTGTCACCAGACACCTTCAGGGTGCGCGAGATAGTTGACGCAGAGGGCTTCACGCATCAAGCACCCCGGGGCAGGGACGGCTACATTGTTCTAAGGGTTGTTAAGAGGGGTGTCGACACGTTTGAAGCGTTAAGGTTGCTTTCAAGGAGGCTCGGCATACCCGTGGGCAACATATATTTTCATGGTTTAAAAGATAGGAACGCCACGACCACCTCGTATTTCTATGTTAAAAGACTCCTGGTGGATGAGACGGTGTTTCCACTGGAGGAGAAAGGGGTGTCCTACGAGATCGCCGGGTACACTAGGTCTAAGCCTCATCCAGGCTTGTTCAAGGGAAACGAGTTTGAAGTAGTCGTAGATGGCGTCAACCGGTCTCAGCAGGAGTCTCTCATCAGGATCACCGGTTTAATCGAGATGCATGGGCTCCCCTCATACTATGGTTACCAGAGGTTTGGTGTAAGGCGGCATAATACGCATTTGCTCGGCAAATTCTTCCTGAAGCACTATGAGGATCTCTTCGCTAAACACCTGCTTGAAACAGTCTACCCGTTCGAGGACTTTGAAGCAGTGTTGAAGAGGGTTAGAAGAAACTATGTGGGTCTACACTATGAGAACCTGTATGCTGAAACCCGTTACAGTGGCCGCGGCTTGTCAATGGTGGTGGAAGCCCTCCACGGGATAATCGTCGACGCGTACGCGGGCTACCTCTACAACCTACTCCTCAACAAGGTTGTTGAGGAGAAGGGGTATAAGGGGCTTGACGAAGAATACCCGATGCCGGGGTGTAGTGGGGCAATACAGCTCTATAGTGATATCTTCAAAGCAGAGGATGTTGATCCAGCTGAAGCCAAGCGCCTTCCATGCTTCCACAGGAGGGGGTTGTTCAAGCCTTTAAACACCAGGGTCTCATGCAGCGGGGGCTCGTGTAGGCTTGTGTTCTCGTTAGGGCCCGGCCTATATGCTACAGTGGTTTTAAGGGAGTTGTTTAAGGAGAACCTGATCCTGTATTGA
- the pth2 gene encoding peptidyl-tRNA hydrolase Pth2: MKQVIMVRSDLGMSKGKIAAQVAHASVMAAFEAYFKHREWFEEWWRSGQKKIVVKLEGEEELVKRYMEAVSQGLPASIVRDAGLTELPPGTVTAAAIGPAPDERVDKLTGDLRLL; this comes from the coding sequence ATGAAGCAGGTCATAATGGTTAGGAGCGATCTAGGGATGAGCAAAGGCAAGATCGCTGCACAGGTTGCACACGCCTCCGTGATGGCGGCCTTCGAAGCATACTTTAAACACAGGGAGTGGTTTGAAGAATGGTGGAGGAGCGGGCAGAAGAAGATAGTCGTGAAGCTGGAGGGAGAGGAGGAGCTTGTTAAAAGATATATGGAGGCCGTCTCCCAGGGTCTACCAGCATCCATAGTGAGGGATGCAGGGTTAACCGAGCTCCCTCCGGGGACGGTGACGGCTGCAGCCATAGGTCCCGCCCCGGATGAGAGGGTCGACAAGTTGACAGGCGACCTACGCCTGCTTTAA
- a CDS encoding translation initiation factor aIF-1A: MVYLSRGRDEREAGQGSEIPLPNPDEGTIICGVIRHLGGDFLVAKCLDGVDRKIRIPGKLRRRVWISEGDIILVGLWDFSSDKGEVVYKYGRNEVNKLVEKGVVPKEFIDALSELI, translated from the coding sequence GTGGTGTATCTGAGCAGGGGACGAGACGAGAGAGAAGCCGGCCAGGGAAGCGAGATACCGTTACCTAACCCGGATGAGGGGACCATAATATGCGGTGTCATACGACACCTAGGCGGCGACTTCCTCGTGGCTAAATGCCTCGACGGAGTCGACAGGAAGATCAGGATCCCTGGTAAACTCAGGAGGAGGGTCTGGATATCCGAGGGAGACATAATCCTAGTAGGGCTCTGGGATTTCTCATCCGATAAAGGCGAGGTAGTATACAAGTACGGGAGAAACGAGGTCAACAAGCTGGTTGAGAAAGGCGTTGTCCCAAAGGAGTTCATCGACGCCTTAAGTGAACTGATATGA
- a CDS encoding translation initiation factor IF-2 subunit beta, whose product MSRQGLPGYEKLLERAFEKLAGRRGSGEVFEMPQASVLVIGGKTIIQNFRQIANILNRDEELLKRYFMKELNVPSSINEAGQLELKGKFNPSAVNQLLVRFVERYVKCSTCGSVHTRLTKKGKVFVLRCDACGAETTLPAF is encoded by the coding sequence TTGAGTAGGCAAGGGCTACCAGGCTACGAGAAGCTTTTAGAAAGAGCTTTCGAAAAGCTGGCCGGCAGGAGGGGTAGCGGCGAGGTCTTCGAGATGCCGCAGGCAAGCGTGCTGGTGATCGGTGGCAAGACGATAATCCAGAACTTCAGGCAGATAGCTAACATCTTGAACAGGGACGAGGAGTTATTGAAGAGGTACTTCATGAAGGAGTTAAACGTGCCCAGCTCCATCAACGAGGCCGGCCAACTAGAGTTGAAGGGTAAGTTCAACCCCTCAGCGGTGAACCAGCTACTGGTAAGGTTCGTTGAAAGATATGTTAAATGCAGCACCTGCGGCTCGGTTCACACGAGGCTAACCAAGAAGGGGAAGGTATTCGTCCTCAGATGCGACGCGTGTGGTGCGGAAACCACCCTACCAGCTTTCTAG
- a CDS encoding KH domain-containing protein, with protein MSSDEKGRFIPGVTRLYEKLPLERVGVLIGDNGRVKKEIEERTRTTLTIDSETGSVIVEPAFPETSSLELMKARDIVRAIAYGFSPERAFRLLDEDQVLVVIDVRQYVGDKPNHIKRVLGRVIGEEGRARRVLEEATGTYISIYEPYIAIIGDYESANIARTAVEMLIQGRTHSTVYRYVEREMFSVKRRRMRELWSKEPETGEK; from the coding sequence GTGTCAAGCGATGAAAAGGGAAGATTCATCCCAGGCGTAACAAGACTATACGAGAAGCTTCCACTGGAAAGAGTAGGCGTCCTCATAGGCGACAACGGTAGAGTTAAGAAAGAGATAGAGGAGCGTACACGCACCACGCTAACCATAGACTCGGAGACAGGCAGCGTCATAGTGGAGCCAGCTTTCCCCGAGACATCCTCCCTGGAATTAATGAAGGCAAGGGACATCGTGAGAGCCATAGCATACGGCTTCAGCCCGGAGAGAGCCTTCAGGCTTCTTGATGAGGATCAAGTGCTGGTGGTCATCGATGTACGTCAGTACGTGGGCGATAAACCGAACCATATCAAGAGGGTTCTCGGAAGAGTGATAGGTGAGGAGGGGAGGGCGAGGAGGGTTCTCGAGGAGGCAACCGGCACCTATATATCTATATATGAACCCTACATAGCCATAATAGGTGACTACGAATCCGCCAACATAGCCCGCACAGCGGTTGAAATGTTGATCCAGGGTAGGACGCACTCCACGGTCTACAGGTATGTTGAGAGGGAAATGTTCTCTGTTAAAAGGCGTAGGATGCGTGAGCTCTGGTCGAAGGAGCCGGAGACCGGTGAAAAATAG
- a CDS encoding DUF424 domain-containing protein yields the protein MRIYVKKHSVGNELIIAACDENILGLRLVDEERKANFYVDPFFYKGELVDPEEAVNTLSSATMGNIVGEVIVKLAIERGLVHPEAVLWIKGVPIAMFVRV from the coding sequence GTGAGGATATATGTGAAGAAACACTCAGTCGGCAACGAGCTGATTATTGCAGCATGCGATGAAAACATACTGGGCCTACGCCTAGTCGACGAAGAGAGGAAAGCCAACTTCTACGTCGACCCCTTCTTCTACAAGGGTGAACTCGTGGATCCGGAGGAGGCTGTGAACACGTTGAGCTCGGCAACCATGGGGAACATTGTGGGTGAAGTCATAGTGAAGCTGGCGATAGAGAGAGGCCTCGTACACCCGGAGGCCGTGCTATGGATAAAGGGAGTGCCCATAGCGATGTTCGTCAGGGTGTAG
- a CDS encoding zinc finger domain-containing protein — translation MAGYTLKPAEVEVKIGEAATPPVCDSCHRLMEPGEYGVEFYCPNCGKVLIKRCKSCRKLVVEYTCPNCGFRGP, via the coding sequence GTGGCGGGCTACACGCTTAAGCCGGCTGAGGTCGAGGTGAAGATAGGGGAGGCGGCAACACCACCGGTGTGCGATAGCTGCCACCGATTAATGGAGCCGGGAGAGTACGGTGTGGAATTCTACTGCCCTAACTGCGGGAAGGTTCTGATCAAGAGGTGTAAGAGCTGTAGGAAACTAGTTGTCGAGTACACGTGCCCCAACTGCGGGTTCAGGGGTCCCTGA
- a CDS encoding tRNA (N(6)-L-threonylcarbamoyladenosine(37)-C(2))-methylthiotransferase — MKVYIETYGCALNRSDEALMRESITGKGHVLVNDPGDADAIIINTCTVRLDTEYHMVKRIRELYKLSMEAGKKLIVAGCMARAQPYTVSRIAPGASLLSPQNSPRVVEVLEAPGRVVMINGVRARDRIGVYVENRVAPIPVQEGCLSNCSFCISRHARRVLVSHSIDAVVKAVGKAVRDGAVEVQLTGMDLGTYGMDLYRARRLPDLIRRIVENVRGNYMLRVGMINPEHLRHILEDLVKVVADAENVYKFLHIPLQSGSNRVLKLMRRNYTVEEYLEMVDRVKSSIPEVSIATDIIVGHPMESEEDFAETLRVIEEAGFERVHLAGYSMRPLTCSAAMQQLPTSVRKERVLKALRVVEKVGMRVRARYVGTSVRCFITEHTGTWVCRLTNYIPVVIRGGAGSTLDYGKWVEVLVEEATFFDLRGRLP, encoded by the coding sequence TTGAAGGTATACATTGAGACCTATGGATGCGCGTTGAACAGGAGTGATGAGGCATTGATGCGTGAAAGCATCACGGGAAAAGGCCATGTCCTCGTCAACGACCCCGGGGACGCTGACGCCATAATAATCAATACATGCACGGTTAGACTGGACACAGAGTACCATATGGTTAAGAGGATTAGGGAGCTATACAAGCTGTCCATGGAGGCAGGCAAGAAGCTGATCGTGGCTGGATGCATGGCTAGGGCACAGCCCTACACGGTGTCAAGGATAGCGCCTGGTGCAAGCCTTCTCTCACCGCAGAACTCCCCCCGTGTAGTGGAGGTTTTGGAGGCGCCTGGCAGGGTAGTAATGATCAACGGGGTGAGGGCGAGGGATAGGATAGGCGTCTACGTTGAGAACAGGGTTGCACCGATACCGGTACAGGAAGGGTGTCTGAGTAACTGTAGCTTCTGCATATCGAGGCATGCGCGGCGAGTCCTCGTTAGCCACAGCATTGACGCGGTTGTTAAAGCAGTGGGGAAAGCGGTTAGGGATGGCGCAGTGGAGGTGCAGTTAACAGGAATGGATCTAGGTACGTATGGGATGGATTTATACAGGGCTAGAAGGCTTCCCGACCTCATCAGGAGAATCGTGGAGAATGTTAGAGGGAACTACATGCTCCGCGTGGGCATGATCAACCCGGAGCACCTGCGCCACATACTGGAGGACCTGGTCAAAGTGGTCGCCGACGCGGAAAACGTGTACAAGTTCCTCCATATACCATTGCAGTCCGGGAGCAACAGGGTGTTGAAGCTCATGAGGCGGAACTACACTGTGGAAGAATACCTTGAAATGGTGGACAGGGTTAAGTCAAGCATACCTGAGGTAAGCATCGCCACAGACATCATAGTGGGACACCCCATGGAGAGCGAGGAGGACTTCGCTGAAACCCTCAGGGTCATAGAGGAGGCGGGATTCGAAAGAGTGCATCTAGCCGGCTACAGTATGAGGCCGTTGACTTGTTCAGCTGCAATGCAACAGCTACCCACCAGTGTGAGGAAGGAGAGGGTGTTGAAGGCTCTAAGGGTGGTGGAGAAGGTGGGCATGAGGGTTAGGGCGAGATACGTGGGGACCAGTGTAAGATGCTTCATCACCGAGCACACTGGTACATGGGTGTGCAGGCTCACCAACTATATACCGGTGGTGATAAGGGGAGGTGCAGGGAGCACACTAGACTATGGTAAATGGGTTGAGGTGCTGGTTGAAGAGGCAACTTTCTTCGACTTGAGAGGGAGGCTTCCATAG
- a CDS encoding 60S ribosomal export protein NMD3 has product MDSTRFCVRCGRETKPEELINGLCIDCYLKHHGVFKEKPRVKVVVCPKCGSWYFKGVWHQPLDLREVIRRELLSELYRFLYSEIRVLEVDVASDIRKISAGEHGVEAVFTLEVAGKHVARIRGLVAVETEYKVCDKCMRRTTGSHKALVQVRFDPPEETGELYREVSALLHSMGLENSIVEVEERRDGMDVKFDDVIAARRYVDVLARKYGARTSESFKSVKYDFQAGKWSGVVTISVRIPVIKENDVVKYRGSIGVVKHVGDGSLKILLLETGVEVEARLSDYWSNVLRKPREVYVDSKVYTVTAVDKTTVYLLNEETGELREHPLTPGNYGLKPGDRVIILSDGEREVVVKKE; this is encoded by the coding sequence ATGGATTCAACCCGTTTCTGCGTGAGGTGCGGCAGGGAGACTAAACCAGAGGAGTTAATCAACGGCCTATGCATAGACTGCTACCTGAAGCACCACGGCGTGTTCAAGGAGAAGCCGAGGGTGAAAGTAGTCGTCTGCCCTAAGTGCGGCTCATGGTATTTCAAAGGAGTATGGCACCAGCCCCTTGATTTAAGGGAGGTTATCCGGAGGGAGCTACTCAGCGAGCTATACAGGTTCCTTTACAGCGAGATAAGAGTCCTCGAGGTCGACGTTGCCTCCGATATACGTAAGATCAGCGCCGGCGAACACGGGGTTGAAGCAGTATTCACCCTTGAAGTAGCCGGGAAACACGTGGCCAGGATCAGAGGCCTCGTAGCGGTGGAAACCGAGTACAAGGTATGCGATAAGTGCATGAGGAGAACCACGGGGTCGCATAAGGCGCTCGTACAGGTCAGGTTCGATCCACCTGAGGAGACGGGAGAACTCTACAGGGAGGTTAGCGCCCTCCTGCACTCCATGGGCCTGGAAAACAGCATAGTTGAAGTCGAGGAGAGAAGGGATGGAATGGATGTAAAGTTCGATGACGTCATCGCGGCTAGAAGGTATGTCGACGTATTGGCCAGGAAATACGGGGCGAGAACCTCGGAGTCCTTTAAATCGGTTAAATACGATTTCCAGGCGGGTAAGTGGAGCGGCGTAGTGACTATATCCGTGAGGATACCGGTGATCAAGGAAAACGACGTGGTCAAATACCGGGGGAGCATAGGCGTCGTGAAGCATGTCGGCGATGGAAGCCTGAAGATACTGCTCCTGGAGACGGGCGTCGAAGTAGAGGCACGTCTCTCAGACTACTGGAGCAACGTGTTGAGGAAGCCGCGTGAAGTATACGTGGACAGCAAGGTGTACACGGTGACAGCCGTGGATAAGACAACAGTGTACCTTTTAAACGAGGAGACAGGGGAGCTTAGGGAGCACCCGTTAACCCCCGGCAATTACGGGCTGAAGCCAGGGGATAGAGTTATAATATTAAGTGACGGTGAGAGAGAAGTAGTAGTGAAGAAAGAGTAG
- a CDS encoding potassium channel family protein, which yields MARPRILVIGGGKVAEHLFTIFNVHEEADEVVVVDKDPRRRAVFERIGDILVLDGDATDVGLYNEINMKEITAVLALTNSDEVNLMVLAIAKTFGVPVRIGRFTEPKIAELVSSLGLGIPIVQPVVVANIIAQILTSISSGKVLGEIGEEKIVMAAISDADPVVGNTIGEISLGDEGKIILLFDGLRFKVPEPSDVVKPGNILIILARSEEVLRKLKG from the coding sequence ATGGCTAGACCCAGGATACTCGTGATCGGTGGTGGCAAGGTAGCAGAGCATCTCTTCACGATCTTCAACGTGCATGAGGAGGCGGATGAAGTAGTGGTTGTCGACAAGGATCCCAGGAGGAGAGCGGTCTTCGAGAGAATAGGCGACATACTGGTGCTGGATGGGGACGCAACCGATGTAGGGCTCTACAACGAGATAAACATGAAGGAGATCACAGCGGTGTTGGCCTTAACCAATAGTGATGAAGTGAACCTAATGGTGCTCGCCATAGCGAAGACCTTCGGTGTACCAGTGAGGATAGGTAGGTTCACGGAACCCAAGATAGCTGAGCTTGTTTCAAGCCTCGGGCTAGGGATACCAATAGTGCAGCCCGTTGTAGTAGCCAACATTATAGCGCAGATCCTCACATCCATATCCAGCGGTAAAGTGCTCGGCGAGATCGGTGAGGAGAAGATAGTGATGGCTGCTATAAGTGACGCCGACCCGGTGGTCGGCAACACTATCGGCGAGATAAGCCTTGGGGATGAAGGGAAGATAATACTGTTGTTCGACGGGCTCCGGTTCAAGGTACCCGAGCCCTCGGACGTGGTGAAGCCGGGGAACATCCTGATAATACTGGCGAGGAGTGAGGAGGTGTTGAGGAAGCTTAAAGGTTAA
- a CDS encoding EamA family transporter has translation MVLILFKRYLKLLVGLMEQWVVYALLDALAAALATILAKMGLQRVDSVTATALRSIVMMFFAVGIMLYFRGVEHVKGITQVEYLFIVLSGVAGGLSWIFYFIALQKGDASSVAMIDRSSILFIILLSVLILHEELTWKKAVSAILIAAALYLLVA, from the coding sequence GTGGTTTTAATACTGTTCAAGAGATACTTAAAGCTCCTGGTGGGCTTGATGGAGCAATGGGTTGTCTACGCACTCCTTGACGCGCTGGCTGCCGCACTTGCAACAATCCTAGCTAAGATGGGGTTGCAACGCGTTGACTCCGTGACAGCTACAGCGCTCCGTTCGATCGTGATGATGTTTTTCGCGGTGGGCATAATGCTGTACTTTAGAGGAGTCGAGCACGTTAAGGGGATTACTCAGGTAGAGTACCTCTTCATAGTGCTCAGTGGTGTCGCCGGCGGCCTCTCATGGATATTCTACTTCATAGCTCTCCAGAAAGGCGATGCTTCATCTGTTGCAATGATCGATAGGTCCAGCATACTCTTCATAATACTTCTATCCGTACTCATACTTCACGAGGAGCTTACGTGGAAGAAGGCTGTTTCAGCAATACTGATAGCTGCAGCACTCTACCTGCTGGTGGCCTAG